In the genome of Sporohalobacter salinus, one region contains:
- a CDS encoding carbon-nitrogen hydrolase family protein, whose translation MMKIKLAICQHKVVNDKKKNLIKAKKMITQATNKNAELVILPEMFNCPYDNKYFSKFAEEIPGKTSRFLAKIAKQQKIHLIGGSIPELVITPKGENKLYNTSLIFGPSGKLLAKYRKLHLFDVDLNNGVTFIESDTLDYGQQITVIETNKINFGVAICYDLRFPELIRLIADKGAEIIILPGAFNTVSGPAHWETLITARAIDNQVFIAGASPARNLKAEYHAYGHSMILDPWGRKLKEADSKERVIVQEIDLTKIEKVRKELPLLKHRRSDIYNLNEL comes from the coding sequence ATGATGAAAATCAAATTAGCTATCTGTCAACATAAAGTTGTTAATGATAAAAAGAAAAATCTTATTAAAGCAAAAAAAATGATTACTCAAGCTACCAATAAAAATGCTGAATTAGTTATTCTTCCAGAAATGTTTAACTGTCCATATGATAATAAATATTTTTCCAAATTTGCTGAAGAAATACCGGGTAAGACTTCTCGATTCCTTGCTAAAATAGCTAAACAACAAAAGATCCATCTTATTGGTGGCTCAATTCCAGAATTAGTAATTACACCTAAAGGAGAAAATAAATTATATAATACTAGTTTAATCTTTGGCCCTAGCGGAAAATTACTAGCGAAATACCGCAAACTTCATCTCTTTGATGTTGATCTAAACAATGGAGTTACTTTCATCGAATCCGATACTTTAGATTATGGTCAACAAATTACTGTAATAGAAACCAATAAAATTAACTTTGGAGTAGCTATTTGTTATGACCTTCGTTTTCCTGAATTAATAAGATTAATAGCTGATAAAGGAGCAGAAATAATTATACTTCCTGGCGCTTTTAACACAGTTAGTGGACCTGCTCACTGGGAAACATTGATTACAGCTCGCGCTATAGACAATCAAGTTTTTATAGCAGGTGCTTCTCCAGCTCGTAATCTTAAAGCAGAATACCATGCATATGGACATTCTATGATTCTTGACCCCTGGGGAAGAAAACTTAAAGAAGCAGATAGTAAAGAAAGAGTAATAGTTCAAGAAATTGATTTAACTAAGATAGAAAAAGTTCGTAAAGAATTACCTTTATTAAAACACCGCCGTTCTGATATTTATAATTTAAATGAATTATAA
- a CDS encoding N-acetylmuramoyl-L-alanine amidase family protein has protein sequence MNLKYKVLIASLIIIILFSFSVEAKEVKLIINDQKVESNLIIINGRTLVPAEIISKHFGDNINWINNEQELRINNENLKAKLIVGKDKAVVNSTTVPLQTKIRESNDKVLIPLRLLPKIYGGNLAWNASTKTIYYNFNQVTNISVKKFSNKSQVVIKSVAAPQYKISHYQQPERLVLDLKKISLKEIDNSTQMFNDLIKSIRISQFQVNPATVRVVVDINQMSDYQLIRDGSNLILEINGEDGVNASSITSSFKKFHWKDKRIVIDPGHGGEKPGAIGQSGVEEKKVNYQIASRIYQQLKSEGFQVILTRGKDQNLSLMQRVKLADNWPADLFISIHADYNYKSWINGTTTYAHWNASEDNWALAWYVQDEIVKRTKTNSNGLKAANFLVLRESKIPSILVETAFLSNPREEYLLTTSAFQQKVADGVVAGVKRYFYN, from the coding sequence TTGAACTTAAAATATAAAGTATTAATAGCTTCATTGATAATAATTATTCTCTTTTCTTTTTCAGTAGAAGCTAAAGAAGTAAAGTTAATTATAAATGATCAGAAGGTAGAAAGTAATTTGATTATTATTAATGGTAGGACTTTGGTACCAGCTGAGATTATTTCCAAACATTTTGGAGATAATATAAATTGGATTAATAATGAACAGGAATTAAGAATTAATAACGAAAACTTAAAAGCAAAATTAATAGTTGGAAAAGATAAAGCGGTAGTTAATTCAACAACTGTTCCGCTACAAACTAAGATTAGAGAATCTAATGATAAAGTATTAATTCCCCTAAGGCTTTTACCTAAGATTTATGGCGGTAATTTGGCTTGGAATGCAAGCACTAAAACGATTTATTATAATTTTAATCAAGTAACTAACATAAGTGTTAAAAAGTTTAGTAATAAATCTCAAGTGGTTATAAAATCAGTTGCAGCTCCACAATATAAAATTAGTCATTATCAGCAGCCGGAGCGGTTAGTATTAGACTTAAAAAAGATAAGTTTAAAAGAGATTGATAATTCTACTCAAATGTTTAACGACTTAATTAAAAGTATTAGGATTAGTCAATTTCAGGTGAATCCAGCTACAGTAAGAGTAGTAGTAGATATTAATCAGATGAGTGATTATCAACTTATAAGAGATGGTTCAAATTTAATTTTAGAGATTAATGGTGAAGATGGAGTTAATGCTTCTTCTATAACTAGTAGTTTTAAAAAATTTCATTGGAAAGACAAAAGGATAGTTATAGATCCAGGACATGGAGGAGAGAAACCAGGAGCAATTGGACAGTCTGGAGTTGAAGAAAAAAAAGTAAATTATCAGATTGCTTCTCGAATCTATCAGCAATTAAAAAGTGAGGGGTTTCAGGTGATATTAACTAGAGGAAAAGACCAAAACCTTTCACTTATGCAGCGAGTTAAATTAGCTGATAATTGGCCTGCTGATCTATTTATTAGTATTCATGCTGATTATAATTATAAATCCTGGATTAATGGAACAACTACTTATGCTCATTGGAATGCTTCTGAAGATAATTGGGCTTTGGCTTGGTATGTACAGGATGAGATAGTCAAAAGAACTAAGACTAATAGTAATGGATTGAAAGCTGCTAATTTTTTAGTTTTAAGGGAGAGTAAGATACCTTCTATTTTAGTTGAAACTGCTTTTTTATCTAATCCTAGAGAAGAATATTTACTTACTACATCTGCTTTTCAACAAAAAGTAGCTGATGGAGTTGTGGCAGGAGTTAAACGATATTTTTATAATTAA
- a CDS encoding polysaccharide deacetylase family protein yields MLSSNKKLMTLLLILIIVSSVCIPSYASAKYTIQQGDSLFSISNKYNTNIPTLVKLNKIKNPDMIYSGSTLEMPDTINKNSTKNSNTYSSNDWLPGDKIVNTPNKDKKTKKIYRKANTNTMQIALTFDDGPDKLYTPKILKILKKYNVKATFFLLGKQVQKYPQVTKQIINEGHAIGNHTWSHPDLTKLNEEEIKEEILATEKEIKEITDRTTNLIRPPYGTTSDKLLDQLKEMNYKVIHWSIDSLDWNSNNKEEILNRVLSKLKPGSVILFHSSIGKNKSLTPTVQALPHIIKELKKRNIKLVTVNKLLSLAAYKA; encoded by the coding sequence ATGTTAAGTAGTAATAAAAAATTAATGACTCTTTTATTAATCTTAATTATTGTCTCTTCTGTTTGCATACCCAGTTATGCATCAGCTAAGTACACTATTCAACAGGGAGATTCGTTATTTTCAATTTCAAACAAATATAATACGAATATTCCCACTTTAGTTAAGCTAAACAAAATTAAAAACCCTGATATGATCTATAGTGGATCAACATTAGAAATGCCTGATACTATTAATAAAAATAGCACAAAAAATTCGAATACTTATTCCTCTAATGATTGGCTACCAGGAGATAAGATAGTTAACACTCCTAATAAAGATAAAAAAACTAAAAAAATTTACCGAAAAGCTAATACAAATACTATGCAGATAGCATTAACTTTTGATGATGGCCCAGACAAATTATATACACCAAAAATATTAAAAATATTAAAAAAGTATAACGTTAAAGCTACTTTTTTCTTATTAGGTAAGCAAGTGCAAAAATATCCCCAAGTCACTAAACAAATTATCAACGAAGGACATGCTATTGGAAATCACACTTGGTCTCATCCTGACTTAACTAAATTAAATGAAGAAGAAATAAAGGAAGAAATTTTAGCTACAGAAAAAGAAATTAAAGAAATTACAGATCGAACTACAAACTTAATTCGCCCGCCTTACGGAACAACATCAGATAAACTATTAGATCAGTTGAAAGAAATGAATTATAAAGTAATTCATTGGTCGATAGACTCGTTAGACTGGAATTCAAATAATAAAGAAGAAATTTTGAATAGAGTACTATCTAAATTAAAACCTGGTTCAGTTATCCTCTTTCATTCATCTATAGGCAAAAACAAAAGTTTAACTCCTACAGTTCAAGCTCTTCCTCATATCATTAAAGAGCTAAAAAAAAGAAACATCAAATTAGTCACCGTTAATAAATTATTATCTTTAGCTGCATATAAAGCATAG
- a CDS encoding M23 family metallopeptidase, whose translation MSYEEQKKMVTIKIIPHSIGKLINFKISKKLLKIIIGFIIFSIMCSSIGIIIYYKHSSEYQQTIANLRHLKKKNVKLKTELAKLSKDTRKLQTKFNKLEMIDAKIKKLIKYKKFNRLANESENQTLHITNQEINLNKYGTGPNLVSGNVNSSIHNTKDRLQKLKTLFPKKKEELERLKKSAIKYKDYLASKPMGWPIKTKEKRITSDFGYRTHPVLSKRMMHDGLDIGVWYGTEVYATGAGKVVYAGRKSGYGRVVVIDHGHGFKTLYGHNRRLNVKTGAKVKRGDLIAYSGNTGRSSGPHLHYEIQVNGKPVDPLDYIKQDRH comes from the coding sequence ATGTCTTATGAGGAACAAAAGAAGATGGTAACTATTAAAATCATTCCTCATTCAATAGGAAAATTAATCAACTTTAAAATTTCTAAGAAGTTACTTAAGATAATTATTGGATTTATAATATTTAGTATAATGTGTAGTAGTATTGGAATAATTATTTATTATAAACATAGTAGTGAATACCAACAGACAATAGCTAACTTACGTCATCTAAAGAAGAAAAATGTAAAGCTAAAGACTGAATTAGCTAAATTATCTAAGGATACTCGAAAGCTCCAGACTAAATTTAATAAGCTTGAAATGATTGATGCTAAAATTAAAAAGTTAATCAAATATAAGAAATTTAATAGATTGGCTAATGAAAGTGAAAATCAAACATTACATATTACTAATCAGGAAATAAATCTTAATAAATATGGTACAGGACCTAATTTAGTTAGTGGTAATGTAAATAGTTCGATCCACAATACTAAAGATAGGTTGCAGAAACTCAAAACTTTATTTCCTAAAAAGAAAGAAGAACTAGAAAGATTAAAAAAATCTGCAATTAAGTATAAAGATTATTTAGCTTCTAAACCTATGGGATGGCCAATTAAAACTAAGGAAAAACGCATAACTTCTGATTTTGGTTACCGTACTCATCCAGTATTAAGTAAACGTATGATGCATGATGGATTAGATATTGGTGTTTGGTACGGAACAGAAGTATATGCAACAGGAGCTGGTAAGGTAGTTTATGCTGGTAGGAAAAGCGGCTATGGCAGAGTAGTAGTTATTGACCATGGTCATGGATTTAAAACATTATATGGACATAATCGAAGATTAAATGTTAAAACGGGAGCTAAAGTTAAACGAGGAGATTTAATTGCTTATAGCGGTAATACTGGACGTAGTTCAGGCCCTCATCTTCATTATGAAATTCAAGTTAATGGTAAACCGGTAGATCCTTTGGATTATATAAAACAAGATAGGCATTAA